The Methylomarinum vadi genome has a window encoding:
- a CDS encoding response regulator — protein sequence MINQELIHLKVILVEPSHTQQLIIKHHLTDFGIVDILTQTTGQDTLAMLANNPPDLIISAMYLPDMTGVELVHAIREHDSSYEMAFLLVSSETNIRYLEPIRQAGAIGILPKPFTSQELDIVLSATLDYLNPRKVRLDHFDIEDLNVLVVDDSHLSQQFISRILNDLGIELITIAENGRQAVNILQSQYFDLIVTDLNMPEMDGLQLTQHIRHQPSGRSIPILMITSEQNQGRLAAVEKAGVSALLDKPFEPASIKNIIMQLLN from the coding sequence ATGATTAATCAAGAACTCATTCATCTCAAGGTTATACTGGTAGAGCCTTCCCATACCCAGCAGCTCATCATCAAACATCATTTGACCGACTTCGGCATCGTCGACATCTTGACCCAGACAACGGGGCAAGACACCCTTGCGATGTTGGCAAACAACCCTCCCGATCTGATTATCAGCGCCATGTACCTGCCCGATATGACCGGGGTGGAATTGGTTCACGCCATTCGTGAACACGACTCATCCTATGAAATGGCTTTTTTGTTGGTCTCCAGCGAAACCAATATCCGCTATCTTGAGCCCATCAGGCAAGCCGGAGCTATTGGCATTCTACCCAAACCTTTTACTTCCCAGGAACTGGATATTGTCCTTTCCGCCACACTAGACTACCTCAATCCACGCAAGGTCAGGCTGGATCATTTCGATATCGAAGACCTGAATGTCTTGGTGGTTGACGACAGCCATTTATCACAGCAATTCATCAGTCGCATTCTGAATGACTTGGGTATTGAATTGATCACCATTGCGGAAAACGGCAGGCAAGCGGTCAATATACTACAAAGCCAGTACTTCGATTTAATCGTCACCGATCTCAATATGCCGGAAATGGACGGTCTGCAATTGACTCAACATATTCGCCATCAACCGAGCGGACGATCGATACCGATTCTGATGATCACCAGCGAACAAAATCAGGGCCGCCTGGCCGCAGTGGAAAAAGCCGGAGTGTCCGCTCTTTTGGATAAACCTTTCGAACCGGCGTCAATCAAAAATATCATCATGCAACTGCTCAATTGA
- the pilB gene encoding type IV-A pilus assembly ATPase PilB, whose amino-acid sequence MSTVASDLQFSGLTKCLIREGVLSEETAQEAIKEAKKQKIPLISYLVNNNHVDSTTIASLASVEFGVPFFDLDSLDFSVIPIKLVEEKLIRQHHALPLFKRGNRLFIATSDPTNFQALDEIKFHTRLNIENILVEENKLGKAIDTALEAADTSMSDLLDEDLDNIDISAGEDEMPKEESTSDVDDAPIVRFVNKILLDSIKKGVSDIHLEPFEKKFRIRFRGDGILYEAASPPANIANRIISRIKVMSRMDIAERRVPQDGRIKMQLSKHRAIDFRVNTCPTLFGEKVVLRILDPTSAQIGIEKLGFEPEQQKLFLQAIHRPYGMVLVTGPTGSGKTVSLYTGLNILNSMERNISTAEDPVEITVEGINQVNVNPKAGLTFAEALKAFLRQDPDIIMVGEIRDLETASIAVKAAQTGHLVLSTLHTNDAPQTINRLMQMGIEPFNIVSAVNLIMAQRLARRLCEHCKQPADYPEKVYLDAGFKKEEIPDMQIYTHVGCEHCNGGYKGRVGIYQVLPISEQMRALILRGGNAMEMAELAKSEGINDLRASGLLKVKQGITTLEEIDRVTKE is encoded by the coding sequence ATGTCGACAGTAGCCAGTGATTTACAATTCAGCGGATTGACCAAATGCCTGATCAGAGAAGGTGTGCTCAGCGAAGAAACCGCTCAGGAAGCGATTAAGGAGGCCAAAAAGCAAAAAATTCCGTTAATCAGTTACTTGGTCAATAATAATCATGTCGACAGCACAACCATCGCTTCCCTTGCCTCGGTCGAATTCGGCGTGCCTTTTTTCGACCTGGATTCCCTGGATTTCAGCGTTATCCCCATCAAACTGGTCGAGGAAAAGCTGATCCGGCAACATCATGCCCTTCCCTTGTTCAAACGCGGCAACCGACTGTTTATCGCTACCTCGGATCCTACCAATTTTCAGGCCCTGGACGAAATAAAATTCCATACCCGCCTAAATATCGAAAATATCCTGGTCGAGGAAAATAAACTGGGCAAGGCCATCGATACGGCGCTTGAAGCTGCCGACACCTCGATGTCGGACTTGCTTGACGAAGACTTGGATAATATCGATATCTCAGCAGGCGAAGATGAAATGCCCAAGGAGGAATCGACCTCCGATGTCGACGATGCGCCGATCGTCCGTTTTGTCAACAAAATCCTGTTGGACTCAATCAAAAAGGGCGTTTCCGATATTCATTTAGAACCTTTCGAGAAAAAATTCCGCATCCGTTTCCGCGGCGACGGCATTCTTTACGAAGCTGCCAGCCCCCCCGCCAACATCGCCAACCGGATTATTTCCCGCATCAAGGTCATGTCCAGAATGGACATCGCCGAACGCCGGGTGCCCCAAGACGGTCGGATCAAAATGCAATTATCCAAGCACCGCGCGATCGATTTCCGGGTCAACACGTGCCCTACGCTGTTCGGCGAAAAGGTCGTATTGCGGATTCTCGACCCGACCAGCGCGCAGATCGGCATCGAGAAGCTGGGATTCGAACCGGAACAACAGAAACTCTTTCTCCAGGCCATTCACCGACCTTACGGCATGGTACTGGTCACCGGCCCAACCGGTAGTGGTAAAACGGTTTCGCTTTATACCGGGCTAAACATTCTTAATAGTATGGAACGCAATATTTCCACCGCCGAGGATCCGGTGGAAATCACCGTGGAAGGCATTAACCAGGTCAACGTCAACCCGAAAGCCGGCCTAACCTTCGCCGAGGCGCTCAAGGCCTTTTTACGGCAAGATCCAGACATCATCATGGTCGGGGAGATTCGTGACTTGGAAACCGCCAGCATCGCCGTCAAGGCTGCGCAAACCGGTCACCTGGTATTATCGACATTACATACCAACGACGCTCCGCAAACCATCAACCGCTTGATGCAGATGGGAATCGAGCCCTTCAACATCGTCTCCGCGGTTAATCTGATCATGGCACAACGGCTGGCCCGGCGTTTATGCGAACACTGCAAACAACCGGCCGACTATCCGGAAAAAGTCTATCTGGATGCTGGATTCAAGAAAGAAGAGATTCCCGATATGCAAATCTATACACATGTCGGTTGCGAACACTGCAATGGCGGTTACAAAGGTCGGGTGGGGATTTATCAGGTATTACCGATCAGTGAACAAATGCGGGCCTTGATTCTGAGAGGCGGCAATGCGATGGAAATGGCTGAACTGGCCAAAAGCGAAGGTATCAACGATTTGAGAGCCTCCGGCCTGCTGAAAGTCAAGCAAGGCATCACCACCCTGGAAGAAATCGACCGGGTAACTAAGGAATAA
- a CDS encoding type II secretion system F family protein: protein MAEKKEEQIDFIWEGVDKQGKRTKGEISAKSETVARADLRRVGVRVVKIKPKPKPLFGSRKKSITSADIAVFARQLATMLEAGVPLVQSFEIIGKGHDNASMAEMLLSIKADIEGGDSLAQALRRKSLYFDDLFCNLVEAGEQAGVLETLLDKIATYKEKTESIKKKIKKALTYPIAVLVVAFIVTAILLIFVVPVFEDLFKSFGADLPSFTKFVIGLSEWAQEWWWAVFGAIGIAAYVFVYFRKRSRAFNHFLDRTLLRIPVVGMILDKSAVARFARTLATMSAAGVPLVDALESVAGATGNIIYHDAVMKMREDVSTGQQLQFSMTQADLFPHMVIQMVAIGEESGSIDAMLDKVADFYEEEVDNLVDNLSSLMEPLIMVVLGILVGGLIVAMYLPIFKLGAAIG from the coding sequence ATGGCAGAAAAGAAAGAAGAGCAAATCGATTTTATTTGGGAAGGCGTAGACAAGCAGGGAAAGAGAACCAAGGGCGAAATCAGCGCAAAAAGCGAAACGGTTGCCAGGGCGGACCTTCGCCGCGTCGGGGTTCGTGTCGTCAAAATCAAACCCAAACCCAAACCGCTATTTGGCTCCCGGAAGAAATCCATCACCTCCGCCGACATCGCCGTCTTCGCCCGACAATTGGCGACCATGTTGGAAGCCGGTGTGCCGCTGGTGCAATCCTTCGAGATTATCGGCAAGGGTCATGACAACGCCAGCATGGCGGAAATGTTGTTGTCAATTAAAGCCGATATCGAGGGCGGCGACTCTCTGGCCCAGGCATTGCGCCGAAAAAGCCTGTATTTCGACGATTTGTTTTGCAACCTGGTAGAAGCGGGCGAGCAGGCCGGTGTACTGGAAACCCTGCTGGATAAGATCGCCACCTATAAGGAAAAAACCGAATCGATCAAGAAAAAAATCAAGAAAGCGCTGACCTATCCGATCGCCGTTCTGGTCGTGGCCTTTATTGTCACCGCCATTTTATTGATTTTTGTCGTGCCGGTATTCGAAGACCTGTTTAAAAGCTTTGGCGCCGACCTGCCTTCTTTCACCAAATTCGTCATCGGCTTGTCGGAATGGGCCCAGGAATGGTGGTGGGCGGTGTTCGGCGCTATCGGCATCGCGGCCTATGTTTTTGTGTATTTCAGGAAGCGCTCGCGCGCCTTCAATCATTTTCTCGACCGCACGCTGCTGCGTATCCCCGTGGTCGGCATGATTCTCGATAAATCGGCCGTGGCCCGTTTTGCCCGCACGCTGGCAACCATGTCTGCGGCCGGCGTGCCCCTGGTGGATGCCCTGGAGTCGGTGGCCGGCGCGACCGGCAACATCATTTATCATGATGCCGTCATGAAAATGCGCGAAGACGTCTCCACTGGCCAACAACTGCAGTTTTCCATGACCCAGGCCGATTTATTTCCTCACATGGTGATACAAATGGTCGCGATCGGCGAGGAATCGGGCTCGATCGACGCGATGCTCGATAAAGTGGCCGATTTTTACGAAGAAGAAGTCGACAACCTGGTCGATAATCTAAGTAGCCTGATGGAACCACTGATCATGGTAGTCTTGGGTATATTGGTCGGCGGCCTTATTGTCGCGATGTATTTGCCTATCTTCAAACTCGGTGCCGCCATCGGCTAA
- a CDS encoding prepilin peptidase, whose amino-acid sequence MQLLLDALQQSPTLLISCVFILGLMVGSFLNVVIFRLPVMMNRDWRKECREYLELETEAGESEPFNLMVPASHCPHCQTEIKPYQNIPVLSYLFLGGKCAQCGYPISIRYPLIEAFTGFCSALVAWHFGFSVAMLFGLLLTWSLIAASFIDIDQQLLPDSIILPMLWLGLFLSLFSVYTDSASSIIGAIAGYLSLWTVYQLFKLVTGKEGMGFGDFKLLALFGAWLGWQYLPLIILLSSLVGAVIGIAMVILVKHDRNTPIPFGPYLAAAGWLAMLWGEDINRLYLHTVGL is encoded by the coding sequence ATGCAATTATTATTAGATGCCCTGCAACAATCGCCTACGTTGCTTATTTCTTGTGTGTTTATTCTCGGCCTGATGGTCGGCAGTTTCCTCAATGTCGTAATCTTCCGCCTGCCGGTCATGATGAACCGCGATTGGCGCAAGGAATGCCGCGAATACTTGGAACTGGAAACCGAAGCGGGAGAAAGCGAACCATTCAACCTGATGGTACCTGCTTCACATTGTCCGCATTGCCAAACTGAAATTAAACCTTATCAAAACATTCCGGTTTTAAGTTATCTGTTTCTAGGCGGCAAATGCGCTCAATGCGGCTACCCTATTTCTATACGCTACCCTTTGATCGAGGCATTTACCGGCTTTTGCTCGGCACTGGTTGCTTGGCATTTCGGTTTTAGCGTTGCCATGCTATTCGGCTTATTGCTAACCTGGTCCCTGATCGCGGCCAGTTTTATCGATATCGACCAACAATTGTTGCCAGACAGTATAATCTTACCGATGTTGTGGCTGGGTTTGTTTTTGAGCCTGTTTTCCGTATATACCGACAGCGCCTCCAGCATCATCGGCGCTATCGCCGGTTATCTAAGTTTATGGACGGTTTATCAGTTGTTTAAACTTGTCACCGGAAAAGAAGGCATGGGCTTCGGCGACTTTAAATTATTGGCGTTATTCGGCGCCTGGCTAGGTTGGCAATATTTGCCGCTGATTATCCTGTTATCGTCGCTGGTGGGCGCGGTCATCGGCATCGCCATGGTTATTCTGGTCAAACACGACCGTAACACCCCAATACCATTCGGGCCTTACCTAGCTGCGGCCGGTTGGCTAGCAATGCTTTGGGGCGAGGACATCAATCGCCTTTATTTACATACGGTTGGCCTATAA
- the coaE gene encoding dephospho-CoA kinase (Dephospho-CoA kinase (CoaE) performs the final step in coenzyme A biosynthesis.) — protein MLRIGLTGGIGSGKSTVSKLFQKLGIPVIDADLIAHQIVEPGQPALIQLAQTFGERFLNADGRLNRAELRKLVFSEPAQKKRLEQLLHPLIYRRIEEEIEKLDSPYCILSVPLLLETKMTSLVDRVLVIDCPVETQIERVKNRDGLPNEQIRSIIASQASREERLSCADDVIDNSKPAAQLAEQVKKLHNLYLKRS, from the coding sequence ATGCTTAGAATCGGATTGACCGGCGGCATCGGCAGCGGTAAATCAACGGTCTCCAAATTATTCCAGAAACTCGGCATTCCGGTCATCGATGCCGATCTTATCGCCCATCAAATCGTGGAACCGGGCCAACCTGCCCTGATACAATTGGCGCAGACTTTCGGGGAACGATTTCTCAACGCGGATGGCCGCCTAAACAGGGCCGAATTGAGAAAACTGGTCTTTTCCGAGCCGGCGCAAAAAAAACGTTTGGAGCAGCTACTTCATCCTTTGATTTACCGGAGGATTGAAGAAGAAATAGAAAAATTGGACAGTCCTTACTGTATCCTCAGCGTTCCCCTGTTACTGGAAACCAAGATGACATCCCTTGTAGACCGGGTACTGGTGATCGATTGTCCGGTAGAAACTCAGATCGAGCGGGTAAAGAATCGTGACGGCTTGCCCAACGAACAAATTCGCTCGATTATCGCCAGCCAAGCCTCTCGAGAAGAAAGACTGTCTTGCGCCGATGACGTCATCGACAATTCAAAACCAGCTGCCCAACTTGCAGAACAGGTCAAAAAGCTTCACAATTTATACTTAAAGCGGTCATAG
- the zapD gene encoding cell division protein ZapD — MNTQTIYEFPLNERIRVFMRLEQLFLQLNHFISGPTIYDKRAAISVLLDILMIFSRNDLKSELLKELDRHIKVLNQVSHSQGVDTEKLQQILAQLTTVSKNLYQASGKIGINVMESDLFQSISQRNSIPGGSCSFDLPAFHYWLEQDTDEQEKDLKRWTQPFLNIRTAIDLILNFIRQSCNPTQELAKAGFFQMSLDTTHPVQLLRVLVDADLPCFAEISGGKHRFTIRFMKPSSDESRPTQLSEDVPFALTRCMF; from the coding sequence TTGAATACACAGACCATCTACGAATTTCCGCTCAATGAACGGATTCGCGTCTTCATGCGATTGGAACAGCTGTTCCTACAACTCAATCATTTTATTTCCGGCCCCACCATTTATGATAAACGGGCTGCCATATCGGTTTTACTCGACATCCTGATGATATTCAGCCGCAATGACCTAAAATCGGAGCTGTTAAAAGAATTGGACCGGCACATCAAAGTGTTGAATCAAGTTTCCCACAGTCAAGGCGTCGATACCGAAAAATTACAACAAATACTCGCCCAACTCACTACAGTCAGCAAGAACCTTTATCAGGCCAGCGGCAAAATCGGTATCAACGTCATGGAAAGCGACCTTTTCCAGAGCATATCCCAGCGTAATTCCATACCGGGAGGCAGTTGTTCGTTCGATCTGCCCGCTTTTCATTATTGGCTCGAACAGGATACCGACGAACAAGAGAAAGACCTTAAACGCTGGACCCAACCGTTTCTGAATATTCGCACAGCCATCGACCTCATTCTGAACTTCATCCGGCAAAGCTGCAACCCTACCCAGGAACTGGCGAAAGCGGGCTTTTTTCAGATGAGCCTGGATACCACCCATCCCGTGCAATTATTGCGGGTACTGGTGGATGCCGACCTTCCCTGTTTTGCCGAAATCAGCGGCGGCAAGCACCGTTTTACGATACGCTTCATGAAACCGTCGAGCGATGAGAGTCGCCCAACCCAACTATCCGAAGACGTTCCTTTTGCCTTGACCCGTTGCATGTTCTGA
- the yacG gene encoding DNA gyrase inhibitor YacG has protein sequence MNTNKPLTVKCPTCQKTITWNEQEPFRPFCSERCKLIDLGEWATEEKKIPGEPAYIPNEDEPDSFFH, from the coding sequence ATGAACACGAATAAACCGTTAACCGTAAAATGCCCGACCTGCCAGAAAACAATCACCTGGAATGAGCAAGAACCATTCAGACCGTTTTGCAGTGAACGCTGTAAATTGATTGATTTGGGAGAATGGGCGACGGAAGAGAAAAAGATTCCAGGTGAACCGGCTTACATTCCGAACGAAGACGAACCGGATAGCTTTTTCCATTGA
- the trxC gene encoding thioredoxin TrxC — MEPIHIVCPHCDTINRVDAERIRHAAKCGKCKQALFTAHPLELNGQNFDRHISRNDIPVLVDFWAPWCGPCKMMAPAFAQAAAQLEPRLRLTKLNTEQEQTIAARYGIRSIPTLIVFQNGREIARQSGAMGGAEIVRWVESTI; from the coding sequence ATGGAGCCCATTCATATCGTCTGCCCACACTGCGACACAATTAACCGCGTTGATGCCGAACGAATACGGCATGCGGCCAAGTGCGGCAAATGCAAGCAAGCCCTATTCACCGCCCATCCCCTCGAATTGAATGGACAAAATTTCGACCGTCATATCTCTCGCAACGATATTCCGGTGCTGGTCGATTTCTGGGCGCCGTGGTGCGGTCCTTGCAAAATGATGGCTCCCGCCTTCGCCCAAGCCGCAGCGCAACTGGAACCTCGCTTGCGCCTGACCAAACTGAATACCGAACAGGAACAAACGATCGCCGCCCGTTACGGCATTCGCAGCATTCCGACGCTGATCGTTTTCCAGAACGGCCGTGAAATTGCCCGTCAATCGGGCGCGATGGGCGGCGCGGAAATTGTCCGCTGGGTCGAATCGACCATTTAA
- a CDS encoding Nudix family hydrolase, with product MPNIVPDRQTRNDPPLHVAVGVIVDDVGRILIAKRPDHLHLGGLWEFPGGKVEAGESVNEALRRELAEELGIRTSHAEPLIKIGHRYPDRSVLLDVWRIDDFAGLAVGLEGQEVRWVEPAELKDYDFPAANRPIVNAAVLPCFYGILEGSDQTQVLDNLRLMLERGVRLIQLRLKAYETAVTEPLLQRIAAECRDFRVQLLLNSALSCNSGGVAQGIHLTSLDLMRCNQRPPGYRWVAASCHNLQELRQAEKIAVDFIVLAPVRKTRSHPSTEPLGWRQFAELTEQAKLPVFALGGVQLADLERARLAGAQGIAGISTFQAG from the coding sequence ATGCCGAATATCGTACCTGATCGCCAAACGCGGAACGATCCGCCCTTGCATGTCGCCGTCGGCGTGATTGTCGACGATGTCGGGCGGATTTTAATCGCGAAAAGGCCCGACCATCTCCACCTGGGCGGATTGTGGGAGTTTCCCGGCGGCAAGGTCGAAGCCGGCGAGTCGGTGAATGAGGCTTTGCGGCGCGAGTTGGCCGAGGAATTGGGCATTCGCACAAGTCATGCCGAACCGTTGATCAAGATCGGGCACCGTTATCCCGACCGTAGCGTCTTGCTCGATGTTTGGCGCATCGATGATTTTGCCGGCCTCGCTGTAGGCCTGGAAGGGCAGGAGGTCAGGTGGGTCGAACCTGCAGAACTCAAGGACTACGATTTTCCGGCCGCGAATCGACCGATCGTCAATGCGGCCGTCTTGCCATGCTTTTACGGGATTTTGGAAGGCAGCGATCAGACGCAAGTGCTGGACAATTTACGCTTAATGCTCGAGCGCGGTGTCAGACTGATACAACTGCGCCTGAAAGCCTATGAAACGGCCGTCACGGAACCATTATTGCAACGCATTGCGGCCGAATGTCGGGATTTTCGCGTCCAACTGCTGCTCAACTCGGCTTTGTCATGTAATTCAGGCGGCGTCGCTCAAGGCATTCATCTGACCAGCCTGGACTTAATGCGATGCAATCAACGACCGCCTGGATATCGATGGGTTGCGGCCTCCTGTCATAATTTGCAGGAGTTGCGACAGGCCGAGAAGATCGCTGTCGACTTCATCGTGCTGGCACCGGTGCGGAAGACCCGCAGTCACCCTTCAACCGAACCGCTAGGGTGGCGGCAATTCGCCGAGTTGACCGAGCAAGCAAAACTTCCGGTCTTCGCCCTGGGGGGGGTGCAACTGGCCGATCTTGAACGGGCGCGACTGGCGGGGGCGCAAGGCATCGCCGGAATCAGTACCTTTCAGGCTGGTTAA
- the argJ gene encoding bifunctional glutamate N-acetyltransferase/amino-acid acetyltransferase ArgJ, translated as MAVGNCDFPQMHPVEGIKLGTCNAGIKQVERDDILVIEMVEGGRCAAVFTQNAFCAAPVHVAREHLGRNPRWLLVNSGNANAGTGERGMQDARQSCQSLAEIAGGEADQVLPFSTGVIGEHLPIEKFVAALPKAVGNLKLDGWKEAARAIMTTDTFPKGASMVIELDGEPVTITGISKGAGMIQPNMATMLGFIATDAKIAQPLLHRCLAQAVEQSFNRITVDGDTSTNDACVLLASATSSAPEIEPDSDHYQVFSAAVLAVCKQLAEAIVRDGEGATKLIRIVVEQAADDAEAVRVGKTIAHSPLVKTAFFASDPNWGRILAAVGRAGVENMLLERVEIYLNDVCIVEHGGRAPSYTEAAGQAAMRQEEITVRVLLARGEASQEVLTCDFSYDYVRINAEYRT; from the coding sequence GGTCGAGCGCGATGATATATTGGTGATCGAAATGGTGGAAGGCGGCCGTTGCGCCGCGGTATTCACCCAGAATGCCTTTTGTGCGGCGCCGGTCCATGTGGCCAGGGAGCACCTGGGGCGTAACCCGCGCTGGTTGTTGGTGAATTCCGGCAATGCCAATGCCGGCACCGGCGAACGTGGCATGCAGGATGCCCGGCAGAGCTGCCAAAGCCTAGCTGAAATTGCCGGCGGTGAGGCGGACCAGGTGTTGCCTTTTTCCACCGGGGTGATTGGCGAGCATTTGCCTATCGAGAAGTTTGTGGCAGCTTTGCCGAAAGCGGTCGGTAACCTGAAGCTCGACGGATGGAAAGAGGCGGCGCGGGCCATCATGACCACCGATACCTTTCCCAAAGGCGCCTCCATGGTTATCGAACTGGACGGCGAACCGGTTACGATCACCGGTATTTCCAAAGGGGCCGGCATGATTCAGCCCAATATGGCGACCATGCTGGGCTTCATCGCGACCGACGCGAAAATCGCCCAACCGTTGTTGCACCGATGCCTGGCGCAGGCGGTGGAGCAGTCGTTCAACCGTATTACCGTCGACGGCGACACCTCGACCAACGATGCCTGTGTGCTGTTGGCCAGCGCGACGTCTTCCGCACCGGAAATCGAGCCGGACAGCGATCATTATCAAGTTTTTTCGGCCGCCGTGCTGGCTGTTTGCAAGCAGCTGGCCGAAGCCATCGTCAGGGATGGCGAAGGCGCGACCAAATTAATCCGCATCGTCGTCGAACAGGCCGCCGACGATGCCGAGGCGGTGAGGGTCGGTAAAACCATCGCTCATTCGCCCTTGGTTAAGACGGCCTTTTTCGCCAGCGACCCGAATTGGGGGCGGATTCTCGCCGCAGTCGGCCGGGCCGGAGTGGAAAACATGCTGTTGGAACGGGTCGAAATTTACTTGAACGATGTCTGTATCGTCGAACACGGCGGCCGCGCGCCATCTTATACCGAAGCGGCGGGGCAGGCGGCGATGCGCCAGGAAGAGATTACCGTACGGGTGCTGCTGGCGCGGGGAGAGGCAAGCCAGGAAGTGCTGACCTGCGACTTTTCTTATGACTATGTCAGGATTAATGCCGAATATCGTACCTGA